DNA from Lactobacillus johnsonii:
GAACCAGTTCTGGTACCTGGTAAATCAATTCGTCTTCACCCACTTGCTTGTGAAGCTTACAATGCCGACTTTGATGGTGACCAGATGGCCATTCATGTTCCATTATCTGATGAAGCTGTAGCAGAATCACGTTTACTGATGCTTGCTGCTCACCATATCTTAGCTCCTAAGGATGGTAAGCCAATCGTTACACCTTCTCAGGATATTGTTTTGGGTAACTACTGGTTAACTCAAGCAGAGCGTGGTCGTGAAGGTGAGGGAATGATCTTTGATTCACCAGCCGAAGCAGCTATTGCATATGCAAATGGTGATATTCACTATCATACTCGTATTGGTTTAGCAGCTGATTCAATGCCAGAAAAGCCATGGCCAAAAGGCTATGAACATGGAATTTTTGTAACTACTTATGGTAAACTAGTTTTCAATCAAATTTTCCCTAAGGATTTCTACTACATTAATGATCCAACTCAAGAAAATCTTACTCACCCAGTAGATGAAAGATACTTCTTACAGCCAGGTGAAGATATCCATGAAAAGCTTGATAATATGAAGCTTGGTCAAGCCTTTAAGAAGGGATTCTTGTCAGATTCTATTGCTCAAATCTACAAGGATTACAAAGTTCAAAGAACTTCTGATTTCTTGGATGATTTGAAGGAACTAGGCTACACTGTATGTACTACTTCTGGTTTAACTATCGGTGTTGAAGATATTCCTACAATTAGTGATAAAGATGATATTGTAGCAGAAGCTCGTAAGAAAGTTGATGTTGTTTCTAAGCAATACCGTCGTGGTTTGATCACTGATGAAGAAAGACATGATCGAGTAATTAGTATTTGGAATAATTGTAAAGACATTGTTCAAAATGAAATTGCTCAAATTCATGCACCAAGAAACCCAATTACAATCATGGCCGATTCTGGTGCTCGTGGTAACATTTCTAACTTTACTCAGCTTGCTGGTATGCGTGGCTTGATGGCCGCTCCTAACGGAGGAATGATGGAAATTCCTGTTACTTCAAACTTCCGTGAAGGTTTGTCTGTTTTGGAAATGTTCATGTCTACTCACGGTGCTCGTAAGGGTATGACGGATACCGCCTTGAAGACTGCCAACTCTGGTTACTTAACTCGTCGTTTGGTAGACGTAGCTCAAGATGTCATTATTCGTGAAGAAGATTGTGGCACTGATCGTGGTTTAACTGTTCACGCAATTACTGAAGGCGATGAAATGATTGAACCATTATTTGACCGTTTAGTTGGTCGCTACACTTCTAAGAGTGTTTACGATCCAGAAACTCATGAAGTGATTTGTCCAGCTGATGTCTTAATGGACGAAGATATGGCTCATAAGATCGTTGATGCTGGAGTTACTGAAGTAACAATTCGTTCCGTCTTTACTTGCAACACTCAACATGGTGTATGTAAGAAATGTTACGGTATGAACCTTGCTACTGGTGACGATGTTGAAGTTGGTGAAGCAGTTGGTACTGTTGCTGCTCAATCAATTGGTGAACCTGGTACTCAGTTAACTATGCGTAATTTCCACAACGGTGGTGTTGCTGGTGCCGCAGATATTACTCAAGGTTTACCTCGTGTTCAAGAGTTGTTTGAAGCTCGTAATCCTAAAGGTCGTGCTACAATTTCTGAAGTAACTGGTGAAGTAACTTCAATTGAAGAAGATCCAGCAGAACACACTCGTCAAATTACTGTTAAGGGACAAACTGATACCCGTACTTATGACGTACCATATACTGCCTCAGTAGCAGTTGCTGAAGGCGATCACGTTGTACGTGGAGATAAGTTAACTCTTGGTTCTATCGATCCTAAGGAATTGATTCGTGTACGTGATGCATTGACTACCGAAAAATACATTCTAAGTGAAATTCAAAAAGCTTATAGAATGCAGGGTGTAGAAATTGCCGACAAACACGTTGAAGTTATGGCACGTCAAATGCTTCAAAAGGTTCGTATTCTTGACCCAGGTGAAACTGATATCTTACCAGGTGAATTGATGGATATTGGTGAATTTAAGGCAAGAAACCGTGAAGTAATTATTTCCGGTGGTATTCCTGCTACTGCACAAAGCGTAATTCTTGGTATTACCAAGGCCGCTCTTGAAACTAATA
Protein-coding regions in this window:
- the rpoC gene encoding DNA-directed RNA polymerase subunit beta'; amino-acid sequence: MIDVNKFESMQIGLASPNKIRSWSYGEVKKPETINYRTLKPEKDGLFDERIFGPTKDWSCACGKYKGIRYRGIVCDRCGVEVTSAKVRRERMGHIELAAPVSHIWYFKGIPSRMGLVLDISPRALEEVIYFAAYIVIDAGDTDLEDKQLLTEAEYREKKAKFGDRFEAKMGAEAVKELLEQVDIDKEVHELKEELKTATGQKRTRAIRRLDILDAFKNSGNKPSWMVMDCIPVIPPDLRPMVQLDGGRFATSDLNDLYRRVINRNNRLKRLLDLNAPRIIVQNEKRMLQEAVDALIDNGRRGRPVVGPGNRPLKSLSHMLKGKQGRFRQNLLGKRVDYSGRSVIDVSPELKFYQCGVPRPMALELFKPFVMHELVKRGLASNIKNAKRKIDREDDDIWDILEDVIKERPVLLNRAPTLHRLGIQAFEPVLVPGKSIRLHPLACEAYNADFDGDQMAIHVPLSDEAVAESRLLMLAAHHILAPKDGKPIVTPSQDIVLGNYWLTQAERGREGEGMIFDSPAEAAIAYANGDIHYHTRIGLAADSMPEKPWPKGYEHGIFVTTYGKLVFNQIFPKDFYYINDPTQENLTHPVDERYFLQPGEDIHEKLDNMKLGQAFKKGFLSDSIAQIYKDYKVQRTSDFLDDLKELGYTVCTTSGLTIGVEDIPTISDKDDIVAEARKKVDVVSKQYRRGLITDEERHDRVISIWNNCKDIVQNEIAQIHAPRNPITIMADSGARGNISNFTQLAGMRGLMAAPNGGMMEIPVTSNFREGLSVLEMFMSTHGARKGMTDTALKTANSGYLTRRLVDVAQDVIIREEDCGTDRGLTVHAITEGDEMIEPLFDRLVGRYTSKSVYDPETHEVICPADVLMDEDMAHKIVDAGVTEVTIRSVFTCNTQHGVCKKCYGMNLATGDDVEVGEAVGTVAAQSIGEPGTQLTMRNFHNGGVAGAADITQGLPRVQELFEARNPKGRATISEVTGEVTSIEEDPAEHTRQITVKGQTDTRTYDVPYTASVAVAEGDHVVRGDKLTLGSIDPKELIRVRDALTTEKYILSEIQKAYRMQGVEIADKHVEVMARQMLQKVRILDPGETDILPGELMDIGEFKARNREVIISGGIPATAQSVILGITKAALETNSFLSAASFQETTRVLTDASIRGKNDPLLGLKENVIIGKIIPAGTGMPVYREMEPKVDVPEDEKKKSVYSIADIEKKLAAADAEKDNGSAD